The Treponema succinifaciens DSM 2489 region CCAGTAGTTCCAACTACCATAGGAATTTTCAAAGGAAGAAGAGCTTTTATATTTTCAAGAACAGAAGACGGATGCGTAAATTCAATTATTCCATCCGCACCGCTAGAAACAACTGCATCTGCAAGAGCCTTGCTGTCTCCTGCGGAAATTTTCACCTTGGCATCTGGCACAAAAACATCAATCGTAGACACAACAGAATGTCCAAATGCCAATGCGGACTGTTCAAGCATATGCCCCATTTTTCCATATCCAACCAATGCAATTTTCATTATTAATCCTCCCAAAAATTAAGCAAAAAGAACTGAATGAATTGCTTCTACAGTTTTGTCCGCCTGATTTGTATCCACAAGAATGCTTATGTTAACTTTGCTTGCGCCTTGGCTTATCATCTGAACATTTATTCCTTCTTTTGAAAGTCCATCGAATGCCTTTGCAATAATCACGCTGGATCTTGAAGCATCGCAAATTATTGTAACAATCGCCTTACCAGTTTTTACATTGACATCAGCAACACGCTTTAAATCTTCAATAAGTCCTGTCAAATCTGCTTTTCCATCAACAGTCAAACTGACAGAAACTTCAGAAGTCGCAATAACATCAATACTGATATTCCATTTTAAAAACTGATTGAAAATATGCGCAAGAAATCCAGCGGCTCCAAGCATACGGCTAGACTGAATATCTATGAGTGTTACATTTTTTACTTTTGTAATTGCAGTAACAAGCGGACGAGTTCCTGTATGCTCTTCAACAATAAGAGTGCCGTGGCTTTTTATATTGTAGCTGTTTTTTACACGGACAGGAGTTCTGGTTTTTCTGCAAGGAATCATGCTGCGCGGATGAAGAACCTGACTTCCGAACATTGCAAGTTCCTGAGCTTCCTCATAAGTTACTTCATCAACCGGCCGGGCTTCTTTTACAATGCGAGGATCTGTCGTCATAATTCCGTCAACATCTTTCCAAGTCTGAATTTCCTTTGCCCTCATTGCCGCGCCAATCATAGTTGCGCTCAAGTCGCTTCCGCCGCGCCCCAAAGTTGTTATGATTCCGTTTTTATCTTTAGCAATGAAACCAGTTACTATAGGAATTTCATTTGAAGTTCCGCTTTTATATCCACCAAGATGCTTCGGAATATTTTCCCACACTTCATCCAAAAGTTCTGCCGCCATATAATTTGAATCGCTCACAAATCCAATGTCCCAGGAATCAAACGCCTTTGCTTCAGTTCCAAGAGAACAAAGATAAGCTGACATCATGCGCACGGACATACGCTCGCCAAAAGACACAAGATAATCTCTAGTGCGTTTTGTAAGTTCATGCAGCATACTTATTCCAGTAAGAAGAGTTTTCAATTCGCCAAGCAATTCTTTTATTTCCGGAACAGAAACGCCAAGCTGTTTTTCTGTTTCAATGTGAAGCTTTTCAATTTTTTCAATGTCAACAGTTCCCTTCACTGCCATGTCAGCAGCTTCAAGAAGATGATCTGTTGTGTCTCCCATTGCGCTTAAAACAACAACAGGACGCTCACCTTTATATGCCTGAATTATTTCGGCTACATGTTTAATGCGGTCAGCATTTGCAACCGAGCTTCCGCCAAATTTCATTACAATCATAGCAACGATTATACTTAAGGATTAACTGAAAGTCTATCGGATGAAAAAAGTTTTCTGCATTCAAGATAGAATCTTTTTTCGCTGGCTTCTCCCATGCTGAAACTTTTTCGAGGCAAAGGTCCGCGGCTAGAAATTGTTTCAAAGAATGAATCTTTTGCGATTGGAGGAAGAAGAATTGCAACTGCATTTTTCTGCGCACCAAGCCTGAAAACTTCTTCATTGCCGTGAATGTAGTCAATTTCAATTTCTTTGTTACAGGAAATAAATTCATC contains the following coding sequences:
- a CDS encoding aspartate kinase; amino-acid sequence: MIVMKFGGSSVANADRIKHVAEIIQAYKGERPVVVLSAMGDTTDHLLEAADMAVKGTVDIEKIEKLHIETEKQLGVSVPEIKELLGELKTLLTGISMLHELTKRTRDYLVSFGERMSVRMMSAYLCSLGTEAKAFDSWDIGFVSDSNYMAAELLDEVWENIPKHLGGYKSGTSNEIPIVTGFIAKDKNGIITTLGRGGSDLSATMIGAAMRAKEIQTWKDVDGIMTTDPRIVKEARPVDEVTYEEAQELAMFGSQVLHPRSMIPCRKTRTPVRVKNSYNIKSHGTLIVEEHTGTRPLVTAITKVKNVTLIDIQSSRMLGAAGFLAHIFNQFLKWNISIDVIATSEVSVSLTVDGKADLTGLIEDLKRVADVNVKTGKAIVTIICDASRSSVIIAKAFDGLSKEGINVQMISQGASKVNISILVDTNQADKTVEAIHSVLFA